A genome region from Panthera leo isolate Ple1 chromosome A2, P.leo_Ple1_pat1.1, whole genome shotgun sequence includes the following:
- the HAUS8 gene encoding HAUS augmin-like complex subunit 8 isoform X4 has translation MPEGARRVHLLQKSKDSSGIGKGDLQSTLLEGHGTAPPDLDLSAINDKSMVRKTPQLEKTMSKKTESTSFSASQKKSPSPSESMEMMESQTLLLTLLAVKMENNLVPFEEKAERNLLLMCKEREKLQKKAHELKRKLLLCQRKRELADILDAQIEMLSPYEAVAERFKEQYKTFATALDTTRHELPVKSIHLDGDGQQFLDSLQRELTTTCHLLGELGIGSLEENSKALNLLSELKEMTQKKDLELRRSFAQVLELSAEASKEAALINQEAWEETQGLTASSQWYFNQEGACGETPGHVRPPLLLATSEPRTV, from the exons ATGCCTGAAGGTGCAAGGAGAGTCCACCTGCTCCAGAAGAGCAAAG ACAGCAGTGGCATTGGGAAAGGAGACCTGCAGTCCACGTTGCTGGAAGGGCACGGCACCGCCCCGCCTGACCTGGACCTCTCGGCCATCAACG ACAAAAGCATGGTTAGAAAGACTCCGCAGTTAGAAAAAACGATGTCAAAGAAAACCGAGTCGACGTCCTTTTCGGCTTCACAGAAGAAGAGCCCC AGCCCGTCTGAGTCGATGGAAATGATGGAATCCCAAACGTTGCTCCTGACTCTACTGGCCGTAAAG ATGGAGAACAACCTGGTTCCATTcgaagaaaaggcagaaaggaacTTACTACTAATgtgcaaagagagggagaagctgCAGAAAAAGGCCCACGAGCTGAAGCGCAAACTTCTCCTCTGTCAGAGGAAGCGGGAGCTGGCAGACATCCTAGACGCTCAG ATTGAGATGCTCAGCCCCTATGAGGCTGTGGCCGAGCGCTTTAAGGAGCAGTACAAGACGTTCGCGACGGCCCTGGACACCACGAGGCATGAACTTCCGGTGAAATCAATCCACCTGGACGGGGACGGGCAGCAGTTCTTAG aCAGTTTGCAGCGTGAATTGACGACCACATGCCACCTGCTGGGAGAACTTGGGATCGGCAGTTTAGAAGAAAATTCGAAAGCTCTGAACCTGCTGAGCGAACTCAAGGAAATGACCCAAAAGAAGGATCTAGAGCTCCGAAG GAGCTTTGCCCAGGTGCTGGAACTCTCTGCCGAGGCAAGTAAAGAGGCGGCCTTGATCAACCAGGAGGCCTGGGAAGAGACCCAGGGCCTCACGGCCTCCAGCCAGTGGTATTTCAATCAAGAAGGCGCCTGCGGGGAAACCCCGGGACACGTCAGGCCTCCGCTCTTGCTGGCCACTAGTGAGCCGCGCACGGTGTGA
- the HAUS8 gene encoding HAUS augmin-like complex subunit 8 isoform X3, giving the protein METILASAADTLKTSGKMPEGARRVHLLQKSKDSSGIGKGDLQSTLLEGHGTAPPDLDLSAINDKSMVRKTPQLEKTMSKKTESTSFSASQKKSPSPSESMEMMESQTLLLTLLAVKMENNLVPFEEKAERNLLLMCKEREKLQKKAHELKRKLLLCQRKRELADILDAQIEMLSPYEAVAERFKEQYKTFATALDTTRHELPVKSIHLDGDGQQFLDSLQRELTTTCHLLGELGIGSLEENSKALNLLSELKEMTQKKDLELRRSFAQVLELSAEASKEAALINQEAWEETQGLTASSQWYFNQEGACGETPGHVRPPLLLATSEPRTV; this is encoded by the exons GCTTCTGCAGCAGATACATTAAAGACCAGTGGGAAGATGCCTGAAGGTGCAAGGAGAGTCCACCTGCTCCAGAAGAGCAAAG ACAGCAGTGGCATTGGGAAAGGAGACCTGCAGTCCACGTTGCTGGAAGGGCACGGCACCGCCCCGCCTGACCTGGACCTCTCGGCCATCAACG ACAAAAGCATGGTTAGAAAGACTCCGCAGTTAGAAAAAACGATGTCAAAGAAAACCGAGTCGACGTCCTTTTCGGCTTCACAGAAGAAGAGCCCC AGCCCGTCTGAGTCGATGGAAATGATGGAATCCCAAACGTTGCTCCTGACTCTACTGGCCGTAAAG ATGGAGAACAACCTGGTTCCATTcgaagaaaaggcagaaaggaacTTACTACTAATgtgcaaagagagggagaagctgCAGAAAAAGGCCCACGAGCTGAAGCGCAAACTTCTCCTCTGTCAGAGGAAGCGGGAGCTGGCAGACATCCTAGACGCTCAG ATTGAGATGCTCAGCCCCTATGAGGCTGTGGCCGAGCGCTTTAAGGAGCAGTACAAGACGTTCGCGACGGCCCTGGACACCACGAGGCATGAACTTCCGGTGAAATCAATCCACCTGGACGGGGACGGGCAGCAGTTCTTAG aCAGTTTGCAGCGTGAATTGACGACCACATGCCACCTGCTGGGAGAACTTGGGATCGGCAGTTTAGAAGAAAATTCGAAAGCTCTGAACCTGCTGAGCGAACTCAAGGAAATGACCCAAAAGAAGGATCTAGAGCTCCGAAG GAGCTTTGCCCAGGTGCTGGAACTCTCTGCCGAGGCAAGTAAAGAGGCGGCCTTGATCAACCAGGAGGCCTGGGAAGAGACCCAGGGCCTCACGGCCTCCAGCCAGTGGTATTTCAATCAAGAAGGCGCCTGCGGGGAAACCCCGGGACACGTCAGGCCTCCGCTCTTGCTGGCCACTAGTGAGCCGCGCACGGTGTGA